One segment of Anopheles stephensi strain Indian chromosome 3, UCI_ANSTEP_V1.0, whole genome shotgun sequence DNA contains the following:
- the LOC118509694 gene encoding hybrid signal transduction histidine kinase B-like isoform X2, with the protein MYEEEIDEAAFKCLKYDMIKEIIPRIGKRAKFLQRYEEYKENLTERPAFAELQLDDKDRFPPASPQKPSRIDWGRIEKVCGPVPIYLKNLLKMCGYEAESSLRNLNDDDFIDMERFAREELIHLVPATQFYFHIFCSDPAREFRLVPGHRKLLLQISAYLNYTKVASEIQRPEPALRIPAELTIQREREHRLLLAQQQQQQQQQKEHHHQQQQQKAEQHKEHQQQQQLLQQQQQLLQEVVRMHQQPMSDMQEQMLTELKISHKNSPLAFEQATVFPPLSDEERIKKIQGCIVKLIDMWSEKQPIKLQIAEEMINVTYESNGYNAFIKCPMCAVQIKVSKLPTKKGDRFVISNFSKHIIKMHFSQLSEGAGGGGGGGGVGGGGIGGGGHGGSVGSERHLSMDNVSSYYGGENSDSNTYPYDDYGSGKRAKLEEDEDELDPLPPHLLHPYVSIKDEIIDLDA; encoded by the exons AGGAGGAAATCGATGAAGCTGCCTTCAAGTGCCTCAAGTACGATATGATCAAGGAGATAATACCACGCATTGGCAAGCGGGCCAAGTTCCTGCAGCGGTACGAGGAGTACAAGGAGAACCTAACGGAACGGCCCGCCTTTGCCGAGCTGCAGCTGGACGATAAG gaCCGTTTCCCGCCAGCTTCGCCCCAAAAACCGTCCCGCATCGACTGGGGACGAATAGAGAAGGTGTGCGGCCCAGTACCGATCTACCTAAAGAATCTGCTCAAGATGTGCGGTTACGAGGCGGAAAGCAGCCTGCGCAACCTGAACGACGACGACTTCATCGACATGGAACGGTTCGCCCGGGAAGAGCTGATCCATCTCGTCCCGGCGACGCAGTTCTACTTTCACATCTTCTGCAGCGATCCGGCCCGCGAATTTCGACTCGTCCCAGGCCACcgcaagctgctgctgcagatcaGTGCCTACCTGAACTACACCAAGGTGGCTAGTGAAATTCAACGTCCCGAACCGGCCCTCCGCATACCCGCCGAACTAACGATTCAGCGGGAACGCGAACACCGACTTCTTCTcgctcagcaacagcagcaacaacagcaacagaaggaacaccaccaccagcagcagcagcagaaagcaGAGCAGCACAaagagcaccagcagcagcagcagctcctgcagcaacagcagcaactgctgcaagAGGTGGTACGCATGCACCAGCAGCCGATGTCCGACATGCAGGAGCAGATGCTGACGGAGCTGAAAATTTCGCACAAAAACTCGCCGCTCGCGTTCGAGCAGGCGACCGTGTTCCCGCCGCTCAGCGACGAGGAGCGCATCAAGAAGATCCAGGGCTGCATCGTGAAGCTGATCGACATGTGGAGCGAAAAGCAACCGATCAAGCTGCAGATCGCGGAGGAAATGATCAACGTGACGTACGAGAGCAACGGCTACAACGCATTCATCAAGTGCCCGATGTGTGCGGTACAGATCAAGGTGTCGAAGCTGCCGACGAAGAAGGGCGATCGGTTTGTGATCTCCAACTTCTCGAAGCACATCATCAAGATGCATTTTTCTCAGCTTAGCGAGGGTgcgggcggtggtggtggcggtggcggtgtaggcggtggtggtatcggTGGCGGTGGACACGGTGGGTCGGTCGGGTCCGAGCGACACCTGAGCATGGACAATGTGTCCTCGTACTATGGGGGGGAAAACTCGGACAGCAACACCTACCCGTACGATGACTATGGGTCGGGCAAGCGGGCCAAGctggaggaggacgaggacgagCTGGACCCATTACCGCCCCACCTGCTCCACCCGTACGTCAGCATTAAGGACGAAATCATCGATCTGGATGCGTAG
- the LOC118509694 gene encoding uncharacterized protein LOC118509694 isoform X1, with amino-acid sequence MDTYVKNLLNGWNMPELIKVFQEEEIDEAAFKCLKYDMIKEIIPRIGKRAKFLQRYEEYKENLTERPAFAELQLDDKDRFPPASPQKPSRIDWGRIEKVCGPVPIYLKNLLKMCGYEAESSLRNLNDDDFIDMERFAREELIHLVPATQFYFHIFCSDPAREFRLVPGHRKLLLQISAYLNYTKVASEIQRPEPALRIPAELTIQREREHRLLLAQQQQQQQQQKEHHHQQQQQKAEQHKEHQQQQQLLQQQQQLLQEVVRMHQQPMSDMQEQMLTELKISHKNSPLAFEQATVFPPLSDEERIKKIQGCIVKLIDMWSEKQPIKLQIAEEMINVTYESNGYNAFIKCPMCAVQIKVSKLPTKKGDRFVISNFSKHIIKMHFSQLSEGAGGGGGGGGVGGGGIGGGGHGGSVGSERHLSMDNVSSYYGGENSDSNTYPYDDYGSGKRAKLEEDEDELDPLPPHLLHPYVSIKDEIIDLDA; translated from the exons ATGGATACGTACGTCAAAAATCTGCTCAACGGTTGGAACATGCCGGAACTGATAAAAGTGTTTCAAG AGGAGGAAATCGATGAAGCTGCCTTCAAGTGCCTCAAGTACGATATGATCAAGGAGATAATACCACGCATTGGCAAGCGGGCCAAGTTCCTGCAGCGGTACGAGGAGTACAAGGAGAACCTAACGGAACGGCCCGCCTTTGCCGAGCTGCAGCTGGACGATAAG gaCCGTTTCCCGCCAGCTTCGCCCCAAAAACCGTCCCGCATCGACTGGGGACGAATAGAGAAGGTGTGCGGCCCAGTACCGATCTACCTAAAGAATCTGCTCAAGATGTGCGGTTACGAGGCGGAAAGCAGCCTGCGCAACCTGAACGACGACGACTTCATCGACATGGAACGGTTCGCCCGGGAAGAGCTGATCCATCTCGTCCCGGCGACGCAGTTCTACTTTCACATCTTCTGCAGCGATCCGGCCCGCGAATTTCGACTCGTCCCAGGCCACcgcaagctgctgctgcagatcaGTGCCTACCTGAACTACACCAAGGTGGCTAGTGAAATTCAACGTCCCGAACCGGCCCTCCGCATACCCGCCGAACTAACGATTCAGCGGGAACGCGAACACCGACTTCTTCTcgctcagcaacagcagcaacaacagcaacagaaggaacaccaccaccagcagcagcagcagaaagcaGAGCAGCACAaagagcaccagcagcagcagcagctcctgcagcaacagcagcaactgctgcaagAGGTGGTACGCATGCACCAGCAGCCGATGTCCGACATGCAGGAGCAGATGCTGACGGAGCTGAAAATTTCGCACAAAAACTCGCCGCTCGCGTTCGAGCAGGCGACCGTGTTCCCGCCGCTCAGCGACGAGGAGCGCATCAAGAAGATCCAGGGCTGCATCGTGAAGCTGATCGACATGTGGAGCGAAAAGCAACCGATCAAGCTGCAGATCGCGGAGGAAATGATCAACGTGACGTACGAGAGCAACGGCTACAACGCATTCATCAAGTGCCCGATGTGTGCGGTACAGATCAAGGTGTCGAAGCTGCCGACGAAGAAGGGCGATCGGTTTGTGATCTCCAACTTCTCGAAGCACATCATCAAGATGCATTTTTCTCAGCTTAGCGAGGGTgcgggcggtggtggtggcggtggcggtgtaggcggtggtggtatcggTGGCGGTGGACACGGTGGGTCGGTCGGGTCCGAGCGACACCTGAGCATGGACAATGTGTCCTCGTACTATGGGGGGGAAAACTCGGACAGCAACACCTACCCGTACGATGACTATGGGTCGGGCAAGCGGGCCAAGctggaggaggacgaggacgagCTGGACCCATTACCGCCCCACCTGCTCCACCCGTACGTCAGCATTAAGGACGAAATCATCGATCTGGATGCGTAG
- the LOC118509754 gene encoding serine protease SP24D-like, whose protein sequence is MVRCAVALVLLVAFVATGWSASVWNRIVGGQYAEDTQIPYQIALFYRGDFRCGGSIISERLVLTAAHCVVNGDTVLDAKRFAVHAGSAHLLSGGALFEVAAIHAHEWYGSPQNDIAVLEMKEPFQYSQYIQPIELMEEEVPLGSEVVISGYGRVGSTEPPSPDLLYTSMFVVDDENCHGVSPGLLCIDKEGSYGACNGDSGGPAVYNGKLAGVANFIIDYCGGDYADGYAKVSHYLDWIRKFMK, encoded by the exons ATGGTCCGCTGTGCGGTtgctctggtgctgctggtggcgttCGTCGCTACGGGATGGTCCGCCTCGGTCTGGAACCGCATCGTCGGTGGCCAGTATGCGGAAGACACCCAAATACCGTACCAGATTGCGCTCTTCTACCGTGGTGACTTCCGGTGCGGTGGTTCGATTATTAGCGAGCGGCTCGTCCTGACGGCGGCTCACTGCGTGGTGAACGGCGATACGGT CCTCGATGCCAAACGGTTTGCCGTGCACGCCGGGTCAGCCCACCTTCTTTCGGGCGGCGCTCTGTTCGAGGTGGCAGcgatccacgcgcacgaatgGTACGGTTCGCCCCAGAACGATATCGCCGTGCTGGAGATGAAAGAACCGTTCCAGTACAGCCAGTACATCCAACCGATCGAGCTGATGGAGGAGGAGGTACCGCTCGGTAGTGAGGTGGTGATTTCGGGATACGGACGCGTCGGCAGCACTGAACCACCATCGCCCGATCTGCTGTACACGTCGATGTTTGTGGTGGACGATGAGAACTGCCATGGCGTAAGTCCGGGTCTGCTGTGCATCGACAAGGAGGGTAGCTACGGTGCGTGCAACGGGGATTCTGGTGGTCCGGCCGTGTACAATGGGAAGCTGGCCGGTGTGGCCAACTTCATCATTGACTACTGCGGTGGGGACTATGCCGATGGGTACGCGAAGGTGTCCCACTATCTGGACTGGATTCGTAAATTCATGAAGTGA